The following are encoded in a window of Sporosarcina luteola genomic DNA:
- a CDS encoding DUF4825 domain-containing protein, which yields MKKIRTLSSFLLLIALIVSGCDSKSRDGEPLDIKFGYVGDLFNYKDAYVGDNSAVGNIVSRLKNAEQFTRFELKTDEEPYGIILNYSLEESEQDYKDIVVYNATFLFTLLQNADWVRFNFENEEYTITKDKLKTWYGEDFTGLQSEDEVKTLIQKHSDDENKVDELFN from the coding sequence ATGAAAAAAATACGTACACTTTCATCTTTTTTACTGTTGATTGCTCTGATAGTAAGTGGGTGTGATTCAAAAAGCAGGGACGGAGAACCTCTTGACATTAAGTTCGGTTATGTCGGGGATTTATTCAACTATAAGGATGCTTATGTTGGGGATAACAGTGCAGTAGGGAATATCGTAAGTCGATTAAAGAATGCAGAACAGTTTACAAGATTTGAACTGAAAACAGATGAGGAGCCATATGGCATCATTTTGAATTACAGCCTTGAAGAATCGGAACAGGATTATAAAGATATTGTTGTTTATAATGCTACATTTTTATTCACCTTACTTCAGAATGCAGATTGGGTCAGGTTTAATTTTGAGAACGAAGAATACACAATTACCAAAGATAAACTAAAAACTTGGTATGGAGAAGATTTTACAGGATTGCAAAGTGAGGATGAAGTAAAAACGTTAATACAAAAACATTCGGATGATGAAAATAAAGTAGACGAGTTATTTAATTAA
- a CDS encoding iron-containing alcohol dehydrogenase, producing MYKLYCRSFQGVMKVSTLFLPWREPQLLEGENSLAELPRLIKREGIETVLIVSDTGIAATGLMDGFLDGMRREGITFAMYDKTVPNPTIDNIEEALQLYKANDCQGLVAFGGGSSIDCAKGVGARLARPSKTIPQMKGILKVNKKMPPLFVVPTTAGTGSEATLACVVSNSETHEKYALMDTALIPHFAVLDPLLTVKLPRHITSTTGMDALTHAVEAYIGKSNTKQTRQWSVDAVKLIFENLYEAYSNGDNIAARTNMQKAAYLAGMAFTRAYVGNVHAIAHTLSGFYNVPHGLANAVILPHVLDYYGESVHEPLAELADAAGVCAASESTREKAMKFIQAIKDLNEEMDISVNVDCIIDSDIPLMAERAIQEANPLYPVPKILLKEDMDKLLRTIGA from the coding sequence ATGTACAAATTGTATTGTCGCAGCTTTCAGGGTGTGATGAAAGTGTCTACTCTTTTTCTACCATGGCGGGAACCCCAGCTACTAGAAGGGGAAAATAGTTTAGCAGAGCTTCCGAGGTTGATTAAACGAGAAGGCATTGAAACGGTTTTGATTGTGAGTGATACAGGGATTGCCGCAACCGGATTAATGGATGGTTTCCTTGATGGAATGCGACGTGAAGGAATCACGTTTGCCATGTACGACAAAACGGTCCCGAATCCGACGATCGATAATATCGAGGAGGCGCTGCAACTATATAAAGCGAACGATTGCCAAGGTCTTGTCGCATTCGGCGGCGGATCGTCGATTGATTGTGCGAAAGGGGTCGGTGCACGCTTGGCCAGGCCAAGCAAAACCATTCCCCAAATGAAAGGCATTTTGAAGGTGAATAAAAAAATGCCGCCACTATTCGTAGTGCCTACGACGGCTGGAACCGGCAGTGAAGCGACACTCGCCTGCGTCGTTTCCAACAGTGAAACGCATGAGAAATATGCGCTCATGGACACCGCCCTCATTCCGCATTTCGCAGTGTTGGATCCGCTGCTCACCGTGAAACTTCCGAGGCATATCACGTCAACGACCGGAATGGACGCACTGACGCACGCGGTCGAAGCGTACATCGGCAAAAGCAATACGAAGCAGACGAGACAATGGAGCGTCGATGCCGTGAAGCTCATTTTCGAAAATCTATACGAAGCTTATTCCAATGGGGATAATATAGCCGCACGCACAAATATGCAAAAAGCCGCCTATCTCGCAGGAATGGCGTTCACTCGTGCCTATGTCGGCAATGTCCATGCTATCGCCCATACGCTGAGCGGATTTTACAACGTGCCGCATGGACTCGCCAATGCCGTCATCCTTCCTCATGTCCTTGACTATTACGGGGAATCTGTGCACGAGCCTTTGGCAGAGTTGGCTGATGCAGCCGGTGTTTGCGCAGCTTCCGAATCCACCAGGGAGAAGGCGATGAAATTCATTCAAGCAATTAAGGATTTGAATGAAGAGATGGACATCTCGGTGAATGTGGACTGCATTATCGACAGCGACATCCCGCTCATGGCGGAGCGCGCGATACAAGAAGCGAATCCGCTTTACCCGGTGCCGAAAATTTTATTGAAAGAGGATATGGATAAGCTGCTCCGGACGATCGGGGCGTGA